From a single Hymenobacter sp. YIM 151500-1 genomic region:
- a CDS encoding sensor histidine kinase, translating into MRCLIGVLLIWLGSVSAMGQAQRQVDSLRRVLAASPTQDTVRVKTLLKLSKQYLATKQSRQAANAGQEGLRLAQQLRWQRGQARAFDVLGDVYLYENEYQVAQHHYMQALALWKQLGNRRRTYLSAYSLALVLSHVNELQAAIKAYQEVLLLVKEAQDTAMIVRVYCNLGASLQRDDRLPENRLPEAIQFYRQGIRLAELIHDAEMLGLLLSNLGEVYNTLKQPQQALSYLFRAQSLAQKGTNLENKALVAGAISHSYLLLEQPLQALGHGLNAHRLAKESGQKYILADISDNLSKVYIALNDYQLAYRYARQNYDLKWQILDEEKTRRVADIQARYEAQQQERDIQILTQRNQIQRLATRQQRTLRNVALGSSVLLLGLTGAVYYRYRSRQRLVRLLNAQNQEKVLLLKEVHHRVKNNLQIVLSLLSSQLKSLREPAAIEALRESRTRVQSMALVHQNLYQTNSLTSIPVRPYLTELVQAIARAYQSEAATVAVHLDLAEAQLSTGTVMPLGLIVNELVTNAFKYAYATSPRPPELHVTLHPTGPPRTYCLQVADNGGGLPALELSQVRSLGLRLVVGLSRQLKATLAVERPGQGTCFSLVFSEPDEPGTAS; encoded by the coding sequence ATGCGTTGTTTGATTGGGGTGCTGCTCATCTGGCTAGGCAGCGTTAGCGCCATGGGCCAAGCCCAACGGCAGGTTGATAGCCTACGCCGCGTGCTGGCCGCTTCACCAACTCAGGATACGGTGCGCGTGAAAACTTTGCTCAAGCTGAGCAAGCAATACCTTGCCACCAAACAATCACGCCAAGCCGCCAACGCTGGCCAGGAAGGCCTGCGCTTGGCTCAGCAGTTGCGCTGGCAGCGAGGTCAGGCCAGAGCTTTTGATGTACTGGGCGACGTCTACTTGTATGAGAATGAGTACCAAGTTGCTCAGCATCATTATATGCAAGCGCTGGCCTTGTGGAAGCAATTAGGTAATCGGCGGCGTACCTACTTGTCGGCTTACAGCTTAGCCTTGGTTTTAAGCCACGTCAACGAACTTCAGGCAGCCATCAAAGCTTATCAGGAAGTATTGCTCTTAGTGAAAGAAGCTCAGGACACGGCTATGATTGTGCGCGTGTACTGTAATCTGGGCGCTAGTCTACAAAGGGATGATCGGCTGCCGGAAAACCGGTTGCCGGAAGCAATTCAGTTCTACCGGCAAGGAATCAGACTAGCCGAACTCATCCACGACGCAGAAATGCTCGGCCTGCTTTTGAGCAACCTAGGCGAAGTGTATAACACCCTTAAACAGCCGCAACAAGCTCTAAGCTATTTGTTTCGGGCCCAAAGCCTTGCCCAGAAAGGCACTAACCTGGAAAATAAGGCGCTGGTGGCCGGTGCTATTTCACATTCTTACCTGCTGCTGGAGCAGCCGCTTCAGGCATTAGGGCATGGCTTAAATGCCCACCGATTGGCCAAAGAGTCGGGGCAGAAATATATTTTGGCTGATATAAGCGACAATTTATCAAAGGTCTACATCGCCTTGAATGACTACCAGCTGGCTTACCGCTACGCACGCCAGAACTACGACTTGAAATGGCAAATCCTAGATGAGGAAAAAACTCGCCGTGTTGCTGACATCCAGGCCCGCTACGAGGCGCAGCAACAGGAGCGCGACATCCAGATTCTAACCCAGCGCAACCAGATTCAGCGCCTGGCCACGCGCCAGCAGCGCACGCTGCGCAACGTGGCGCTGGGCAGCAGCGTGCTGCTGCTGGGCCTGACGGGGGCGGTGTACTACCGCTACCGTAGCCGCCAGCGCCTGGTACGCCTGCTCAATGCCCAGAATCAGGAGAAAGTGCTGCTGCTGAAGGAGGTGCACCACCGCGTCAAGAACAACCTGCAAATCGTGCTCAGCCTGCTCAGCTCCCAGCTCAAAAGCCTGCGCGAGCCGGCCGCCATCGAGGCCCTGCGCGAGAGCCGCACCCGCGTGCAGAGCATGGCCCTGGTGCACCAGAACCTGTACCAGACCAACAGCCTGACCAGCATCCCCGTGCGCCCCTACCTGACGGAGCTGGTGCAGGCCATTGCCCGCGCCTACCAGAGCGAGGCGGCCACGGTGGCCGTGCACCTGGACCTGGCCGAGGCCCAGCTGTCCACGGGCACGGTGATGCCGCTGGGGCTGATTGTCAACGAGCTGGTCACCAACGCCTTCAAGTACGCCTACGCCACCAGCCCCCGCCCGCCCGAGCTGCACGTAACCCTGCACCCCACGGGGCCGCCGCGCACCTACTGCCTTCAGGTAGCCGATAACGGCGGGGGGTTGCCGGCGCTGGAGCTTAGTCAGGTTCGCTCGTTGGGCTTGCGCCTGGTGGTGGGGTTGAGCCGCCAGCTCAAGGCCACGCTGGCCGTGGAGCGCCCCGGCCAGGGCACGTGCTTCAGCCTGGTGTTCAGTGAGCCCGACGAGCCTGGCACCGCATCGTGA
- a CDS encoding sigma-54-dependent transcriptional regulator, with protein sequence MLPSPILVVEDEFIIADNLQDILESNGWGPVLLAVSVEEALAHLAAHTPRLVLLDIMLAGPRSGIELGTLLRTHYHLPFIYITSHADKQTLQQAVATQPHGYILKPFQEEEILAVLDQVLATTAPPPAPAASLPDIVSQSAAIQDVLAALQLVAPHPHTVLITGETGTGKELFARALHAQSGRPGPLVTVNCAALPSQLIESELFGHEKGAFTGAVERRVGKFELADGGTLFLDEVGELPLELQAKLLRVLQEKEFERVGGRRVLRANVRVLAATNRVLEDEVQAGRFRQDLYYRLNVFPLPLPPLRHRPDDIEPLAELFLRRAAAQLRKPLTGFSAAMREAMRRHPWPGNVRELQHVVERAALLATTPLITDLRLEPTAAPAVPEAVFTPRTLEDAERELIRATLQHCNGRIRGAGGAAEYLRILPTTLDARIRKLGIQKEFTTGRKS encoded by the coding sequence ATGTTGCCTTCGCCTATCCTGGTTGTGGAAGATGAGTTCATCATTGCCGACAACCTGCAAGACATCCTGGAATCGAACGGCTGGGGCCCCGTACTGCTGGCCGTGAGCGTGGAGGAGGCCCTGGCCCACCTGGCGGCCCACACGCCGCGCCTGGTACTGCTCGATATTATGCTGGCCGGCCCCCGCTCCGGTATTGAGCTAGGTACCCTGCTACGTACGCATTACCACCTGCCTTTCATCTACATCACCTCCCACGCCGACAAGCAAACCCTGCAACAGGCCGTGGCCACGCAGCCTCACGGCTACATTCTAAAGCCTTTTCAGGAGGAGGAGATTCTGGCAGTTCTCGACCAGGTGCTGGCCACTACCGCCCCGCCCCCGGCACCAGCGGCCTCCCTTCCGGATATCGTTAGCCAGTCGGCAGCCATTCAGGACGTTTTGGCCGCCTTGCAGCTGGTGGCCCCTCATCCGCATACCGTGCTCATCACTGGCGAAACGGGCACGGGCAAGGAGTTATTTGCCCGCGCCCTGCACGCGCAGTCGGGCCGGCCGGGGCCGCTGGTTACGGTGAACTGCGCGGCCTTGCCCTCGCAGCTAATTGAGAGTGAGCTGTTTGGACACGAGAAGGGAGCCTTTACCGGGGCCGTGGAGCGGCGCGTGGGCAAGTTTGAGCTGGCCGATGGGGGCACTTTGTTTCTGGACGAAGTAGGCGAGCTACCCTTGGAGCTGCAAGCCAAGCTCTTGCGCGTGCTGCAGGAAAAAGAGTTTGAGCGCGTGGGCGGGCGCCGGGTGCTGCGCGCCAATGTGCGCGTGCTGGCTGCCACCAACCGCGTGCTGGAAGACGAGGTGCAGGCTGGCCGCTTCCGCCAGGACCTCTACTACCGCCTCAACGTCTTTCCCCTGCCCCTGCCTCCCCTGCGCCACCGGCCCGATGATATTGAGCCCCTGGCCGAGCTGTTTCTGCGCCGGGCGGCGGCGCAGCTCCGCAAGCCGCTCACGGGATTTAGCGCGGCCATGCGGGAGGCCATGCGGCGCCACCCGTGGCCGGGCAACGTCCGCGAGCTGCAGCACGTCGTGGAACGAGCGGCCCTGCTGGCAACCACGCCCCTTATTACCGACCTGCGACTAGAGCCGACTGCCGCACCGGCCGTCCCCGAGGCCGTTTTCACGCCCCGCACCCTCGAAGATGCCGAGCGGGAGCTGATCCGGGCTACGCTACAGCACTGCAACGGCCGCATCCGCGGGGCCGGCGGCGCCGCCGAGTACCTGCGCATTCTGCCTACCACCCTCGATGCCCGCATCCGCAAGCTGGGTATTCAGAAAGAATTTACCACGGGTCGTAAGTCGTGA
- a CDS encoding PfkB family carbohydrate kinase — MSLVVIGTVAFDALETPFGKTDKIIGGAATYIGLSASYSVKPVKLVAVVGDDFPQPDILLLQEHGVDTEGLQIKKGEKSFFWSGKYSNDLNSRETLATELNVLADFDPIIPDSYQDCKYLMLGNLTPQIQRLVIQRLVNRPKLIVMDTMNFWMDVALEELKTTIEMVDVLSINDEEARQLSGQHSLVKAAKTILGMGPRYLIIKKGEHGALLFHKNKVFYAPALPLEEVFDPTGAGDTFAGGFIGYLAATDDISFDNMKRAVIHGSAMASFCVEKFGTERLLNLTPEEIEAREQQFADLVAVVPATAAQNA, encoded by the coding sequence ATGAGTCTGGTTGTTATTGGGACCGTGGCGTTCGACGCCCTGGAAACGCCGTTCGGCAAAACCGACAAAATCATTGGCGGCGCCGCTACATACATCGGCCTGTCGGCTTCCTACTCCGTCAAGCCCGTGAAGCTGGTAGCCGTGGTAGGCGACGATTTTCCGCAGCCGGATATCCTGCTGCTCCAGGAGCACGGCGTCGACACCGAAGGCCTGCAAATCAAGAAGGGCGAAAAGTCGTTTTTCTGGTCGGGCAAGTATTCCAACGACCTGAACTCGCGCGAGACGCTGGCCACGGAGCTGAACGTGCTGGCCGACTTCGACCCCATCATCCCCGACTCCTACCAGGACTGTAAGTACCTGATGCTGGGGAACCTCACGCCCCAGATTCAGCGCCTCGTCATTCAGCGCCTCGTCAACCGGCCCAAGCTGATTGTGATGGACACCATGAACTTCTGGATGGATGTGGCCCTGGAAGAGCTGAAAACCACGATTGAGATGGTGGACGTGCTCAGCATCAACGACGAGGAAGCCCGCCAGCTCAGCGGCCAGCACTCCCTGGTGAAAGCCGCCAAAACCATCCTGGGCATGGGCCCGCGCTACCTCATCATCAAGAAAGGAGAGCACGGCGCCTTGCTGTTCCACAAAAACAAGGTATTCTATGCCCCGGCCCTGCCCCTGGAAGAGGTATTCGACCCTACCGGAGCCGGCGACACCTTCGCGGGTGGCTTCATCGGCTACCTGGCCGCCACCGACGACATCAGCTTCGACAACATGAAGCGGGCCGTGATTCACGGCTCGGCCATGGCCTCGTTCTGCGTGGAGAAGTTCGGCACGGAGCGCCTGCTCAACCTGACGCCGGAGGAAATCGAGGCCCGGGAGCAGCAGTTTGCCGACCTCGTGGCCGTGGTGCCGGCTACGGCCGCGCAAAACGCCTAA
- a CDS encoding DEAD/DEAH box helicase: MSDTPQPTTFADFKLNKQLLLAVEEAGFTEPTPVQAQTIPLLLAGHDVLGIAQTGTGKTAAFGLPLLMKVKYAQGLHPRALILAPTRELAMQLEAHLKRLAAYTDLRIFAIYGGLGPKTQIETIAQGVDILIATPGRLMELYLRGDLVLKELKTLVLDEADKMMDMGFMPQIRRILEVISRKRQNVLFSATMPEKVTRLSEEFLEFPVRVEVTPAATSAQTVSQSLYQVPNLPTKINLLEYLLLDWDTFHRVMIFTRTKEHADNVASFLQRKAHGEVRAIHGNKGQNMRINAMEAFKAGDVRFLVATDVAARGIDVPQVSHVINFDVPLVYDDYVHRIGRTGRAQHTGAAITFANEAEMHHMQRIEELIRQPIPLLPLPPEVPVVETSFQEQQNIAREIDERRKREDPTYQGAFHERKEWVKPGVTIDKRTGREYVAGPNRSQKGRKVNPSKGKSSSPTAKAARAAKGRAQHKRKK, translated from the coding sequence ATGTCCGACACTCCGCAGCCCACTACTTTCGCCGATTTCAAGCTGAACAAGCAGCTGCTGCTGGCGGTAGAAGAGGCCGGCTTCACCGAGCCCACGCCCGTGCAGGCCCAGACCATTCCGCTGCTGCTGGCCGGCCACGACGTGCTGGGCATTGCCCAAACGGGCACGGGCAAAACGGCCGCCTTTGGCTTACCGTTGCTGATGAAGGTGAAGTACGCCCAGGGCCTGCACCCGCGGGCCCTCATCCTGGCGCCCACCCGGGAGCTGGCTATGCAGCTGGAAGCTCATCTGAAGAGGCTGGCCGCTTATACCGACTTGCGCATTTTTGCCATCTACGGCGGCCTGGGCCCCAAAACGCAGATTGAAACCATTGCCCAGGGCGTCGACATCCTGATTGCCACGCCCGGCCGCCTCATGGAGCTGTACCTGCGCGGCGACCTGGTGCTGAAGGAGCTGAAGACCCTGGTGCTGGACGAGGCCGACAAGATGATGGACATGGGCTTTATGCCCCAGATTCGGCGCATTCTGGAGGTGATTTCGCGCAAGCGCCAGAACGTGCTGTTCTCGGCCACCATGCCGGAGAAGGTGACCAGGCTGAGCGAGGAGTTTCTGGAGTTTCCGGTGCGGGTGGAGGTGACGCCGGCCGCTACCTCGGCCCAAACCGTGAGCCAGAGCCTGTATCAGGTGCCCAATCTGCCCACCAAAATCAACCTGCTGGAGTACCTATTGCTCGACTGGGACACGTTTCACCGGGTCATGATTTTCACCCGCACCAAGGAGCACGCCGACAACGTGGCCAGCTTTCTGCAGCGCAAGGCCCACGGCGAGGTGCGGGCCATTCACGGCAACAAGGGCCAGAACATGCGCATCAACGCCATGGAAGCCTTCAAGGCCGGCGACGTGCGTTTCCTGGTAGCTACCGACGTGGCGGCCCGCGGCATCGACGTGCCCCAGGTTTCGCACGTCATCAACTTCGATGTGCCGCTGGTGTACGACGACTACGTGCACCGCATTGGGCGCACGGGCCGGGCCCAGCACACCGGCGCGGCCATTACCTTCGCCAACGAGGCCGAAATGCACCACATGCAGCGCATCGAGGAGCTAATCCGGCAGCCGATTCCGCTGCTGCCCCTGCCGCCCGAGGTGCCGGTGGTAGAAACCTCCTTTCAAGAGCAGCAGAACATAGCCCGCGAAATAGATGAGCGGCGCAAGCGCGAAGACCCCACCTACCAAGGCGCATTCCACGAGCGGAAAGAGTGGGTGAAGCCCGGCGTCACCATCGACAAGCGCACCGGCCGCGAATACGTGGCCGGGCCCAACCGCAGCCAGAAAGGCCGTAAAGTCAACCCCTCCAAAGGCAAGTCGTCGTCTCCCACCGCCAAAGCCGCCCGCGCCGCCAAAGGCCGCGCCCAGCACAAGCGGAAGAAGTGA
- the upp gene encoding uracil phosphoribosyltransferase, whose amino-acid sequence MDALTPPSAESSAAAEPNPRVHIVCAEPSVANHFLAELRDVEVQRDSLRFRRNLQRLGEIIAYKISSQLSYTDKTVRTPLGESKSKHLHDFPVLATVLRAGLPFHQGFLNYFDQSPSAFAAAYRIEGTAQVQVQVDYLSAPRLDERVLILADPMLASGKSLVQTYRAMLRFGTPRQVHIAAVIASPQGVEYVTREVPEASLWVAAIDERLNNQAYIVPGLGDAGDLAYGSKL is encoded by the coding sequence ATGGATGCGCTGACGCCCCCTTCCGCCGAATCTTCGGCCGCTGCCGAGCCCAATCCCCGCGTGCACATTGTGTGCGCCGAGCCGTCAGTGGCCAATCACTTCCTGGCCGAGCTGCGCGACGTGGAAGTGCAGCGCGACTCCCTGCGCTTCCGCCGTAACCTCCAGCGCCTAGGCGAAATCATTGCCTACAAAATCAGCTCCCAGCTCAGCTACACCGACAAAACCGTGCGCACCCCGCTGGGCGAATCCAAGAGCAAGCACCTGCACGACTTTCCGGTGCTGGCTACGGTGTTGCGGGCTGGTCTGCCCTTCCACCAGGGCTTTCTGAACTACTTCGACCAGTCGCCCTCGGCGTTTGCGGCGGCCTACCGCATCGAGGGCACGGCTCAGGTGCAAGTGCAGGTTGATTACCTGTCGGCCCCGCGCCTCGACGAGCGGGTGCTTATCCTCGCCGACCCCATGCTGGCCTCGGGCAAGTCGTTGGTGCAGACCTACCGGGCCATGCTGCGCTTCGGCACGCCGCGGCAGGTGCATATTGCCGCCGTCATTGCCAGCCCCCAAGGCGTGGAGTACGTGACGCGCGAAGTGCCCGAAGCCAGCCTCTGGGTAGCCGCCATCGACGAGCGACTCAACAACCAGGCCTATATCGTCCCCGGCCTCGGCGACGCTGGTGACTTGGCGTACGGAAGCAAACTGTAG
- a CDS encoding GNAT family N-acetyltransferase has translation MPLRLLRHSALTRAAWDACLAAARPAALPYAEWWWLQATAGRWDAVVELDEATGAYRSVLPLPVKWRPWGREVYQPPFTQQLGLLTTAASQHRHLPDYLALLPGRYARFYQQLHTAQELTAAPPGFSLTHRHTYQLSLAAPYAELLAGYTAEFRRRLRHNQKQPEPLVVTEAAGVKELIALFRREKGRAAGLRERHYGRLRHLVAELQDRQLAWALQVRHPATGQLLAGALFVRHTGGLIYLLAAASAEGKKAHGPQLLLDHVIRHGAGTPGLVLDFEGGMIPSIARFFANFGAAPVPYAALSFTSQRPWYLQWMR, from the coding sequence GTGCCGCTCCGCCTGCTTCGTCACTCCGCCCTCACCCGTGCTGCCTGGGATGCCTGCCTGGCGGCCGCCCGGCCGGCGGCCTTGCCCTATGCCGAGTGGTGGTGGCTACAAGCCACGGCTGGCCGCTGGGATGCCGTGGTAGAGCTGGACGAAGCCACGGGCGCCTACCGCTCGGTGCTGCCGCTGCCCGTGAAGTGGCGGCCCTGGGGCCGGGAGGTATATCAGCCACCCTTCACCCAGCAGCTGGGCCTGCTCACCACTGCTGCCAGCCAGCACCGCCACCTGCCCGACTATCTGGCCCTGCTACCTGGCCGCTACGCCCGCTTTTATCAGCAGCTGCACACCGCCCAGGAGCTAACCGCCGCGCCGCCCGGCTTCTCGCTCACCCACCGCCATACCTATCAGCTGAGCTTGGCCGCGCCCTACGCCGAGCTGCTGGCCGGCTACACCGCCGAGTTTCGGCGGCGCCTGCGCCACAACCAGAAGCAGCCTGAGCCACTGGTCGTCACGGAAGCCGCGGGCGTGAAGGAGCTGATTGCGTTGTTTCGGCGGGAAAAAGGCCGGGCCGCGGGCCTGCGGGAGCGGCACTATGGCCGCCTGCGCCACCTGGTGGCCGAGCTACAGGACCGGCAACTGGCGTGGGCGTTGCAGGTGCGTCACCCGGCCACGGGCCAGCTGTTGGCCGGAGCATTGTTTGTGCGCCACACGGGCGGGTTGATTTACCTGCTGGCTGCTGCTTCGGCCGAAGGAAAAAAGGCCCACGGCCCCCAGCTGCTGCTCGACCACGTTATCCGGCACGGCGCCGGCACGCCGGGCCTGGTCCTTGATTTTGAGGGCGGCATGATACCGTCTATTGCCCGTTTTTTCGCCAATTTCGGGGCCGCGCCCGTGCCGTATGCGGCGCTATCATTCACCTCCCAACGCCCCTGGTACCTGCAATGGATGCGCTGA
- a CDS encoding VPS10 domain-containing protein, which yields MNILPFARGLFAFILASLTCLGLLAQPSPAIRWQPLNEPGSGGAITSLSVSPTNHQRLLVGGDMLGVGVSEDGGASWRPTFGFKSWEIADFTWHPTNPQEVWAGTMSGPYVSRDGGHTWEERRGGMPPLANHYTCPIQKILFDPSNAARLLAFGGSHRNWDGGPGTSQWGAVWESTNGGTTWARLATIGNGTAPGIVQATFAGRSSTVLLAAVGNQRVFKSTDGGRTWNPANAGLPATYVSWVEAHPTDANTLYVSTESYEVNGTREPGKIYRTRNGGQSWQAITQGLHQTKTNDYAFCSRYQTVVVAPSDPNVLYTSDMSYWPFGIFRSQDGGDTWAQVLDYDKKQRTPTAYVPAPCMSVLAVDPRDARVLLAGNTEYVLKTTSAGQSWEDITSTPVAGGAFKGRGYSGLVTTVVRFNPYQKDHAVLMGLDDGKFWQSRDGLQTWTWGGQGMPHWNGGNNVCFAGPQGRVMYASFGQFGNYGGIGKTTDGGQSWTIVPESAFPGLGGSKEGAGVYALPTNPDHVWACLGGTLYRSENGGSTWVPALIKPGLTHIEPLKNSPLTFYVSGTEGVYETTDGRNFRLLPGSPANATKLRVDPTTDARLYAMAWRASPGGLWKRENNTWTRLNPDASISDVDVDPTNTRRLVIVTNDHPYHDAAYVSGVWLSEDGGATWTQQNDGLAMLRIETVRFNPWQAGQLVLGTYGRGFFRGQLSTTVTATAGPAAQSAAWAVYPNPITRGELTVTGLTSAAVRYTLLDRVGRPLLTGRRPAQTASGSLILNVRRLPAGIYLLRLEQEGRQQVRRVLVP from the coding sequence ATGAACATCCTTCCGTTTGCCCGCGGGCTTTTTGCATTTATCCTGGCCAGCTTGACCTGTCTGGGCCTGCTGGCCCAGCCCAGCCCGGCCATTAGGTGGCAGCCGCTGAACGAGCCGGGCAGCGGGGGCGCTATTACGAGTTTGTCGGTGAGCCCCACCAATCACCAGCGCCTGCTCGTGGGCGGCGACATGCTGGGTGTGGGCGTGAGCGAGGACGGCGGGGCCAGCTGGCGGCCCACGTTTGGCTTCAAAAGCTGGGAAATAGCCGATTTTACCTGGCATCCTACCAACCCTCAGGAAGTGTGGGCCGGCACCATGAGCGGCCCCTACGTGAGCCGCGACGGTGGCCACACCTGGGAGGAGCGCCGTGGAGGAATGCCACCTTTAGCCAACCACTACACCTGTCCCATTCAGAAAATCTTGTTCGACCCCAGCAATGCGGCGCGCCTGCTGGCCTTTGGCGGCTCGCACCGCAACTGGGACGGCGGGCCCGGCACCAGCCAGTGGGGCGCGGTGTGGGAAAGCACCAACGGCGGCACTACCTGGGCGCGCCTGGCCACTATCGGCAACGGCACGGCGCCGGGCATCGTGCAGGCCACCTTTGCCGGCCGCAGCTCCACGGTGCTGCTGGCGGCCGTGGGCAACCAGCGCGTATTCAAGAGCACCGACGGCGGCCGCACATGGAACCCGGCCAACGCGGGCCTGCCCGCTACCTATGTATCGTGGGTGGAAGCCCACCCCACCGATGCTAACACACTCTACGTGAGCACCGAAAGCTACGAGGTGAACGGCACCCGGGAGCCCGGCAAAATTTACCGCACCCGCAACGGCGGGCAGAGCTGGCAGGCTATTACCCAGGGCCTGCATCAAACCAAAACCAACGACTACGCCTTCTGCTCACGGTACCAGACGGTGGTAGTGGCGCCCTCCGACCCCAACGTGCTCTACACCTCTGACATGTCGTACTGGCCTTTCGGCATCTTCCGGAGCCAGGATGGCGGCGACACTTGGGCCCAGGTGCTGGACTACGACAAAAAGCAGCGCACCCCGACTGCCTACGTGCCTGCCCCCTGCATGAGCGTGCTGGCCGTGGACCCGCGCGACGCGCGGGTGCTGCTGGCCGGCAACACGGAATACGTGCTTAAAACAACCAGCGCGGGCCAGAGCTGGGAAGACATTACCAGCACGCCCGTAGCCGGCGGAGCTTTCAAAGGCCGGGGCTACTCGGGGCTGGTAACGACGGTGGTGCGCTTCAACCCCTATCAGAAAGACCACGCCGTGCTGATGGGCCTCGACGACGGCAAGTTTTGGCAGAGCCGCGACGGGCTGCAAACCTGGACCTGGGGCGGCCAGGGTATGCCCCACTGGAACGGCGGCAACAACGTGTGCTTTGCCGGGCCCCAGGGCCGGGTGATGTACGCCAGCTTCGGGCAGTTTGGCAACTACGGCGGCATCGGCAAAACCACCGACGGCGGCCAAAGCTGGACCATCGTTCCGGAAAGCGCCTTTCCGGGCCTCGGCGGCAGCAAGGAAGGCGCCGGGGTATACGCCCTGCCCACCAACCCCGACCACGTGTGGGCCTGCCTGGGCGGCACCCTCTACCGCTCCGAAAACGGCGGCAGCACCTGGGTGCCGGCGCTGATAAAGCCCGGCCTCACCCACATCGAACCCCTGAAAAACAGCCCGCTGACGTTCTACGTGAGCGGCACCGAGGGCGTGTACGAAACCACCGACGGCCGCAACTTCCGCCTGCTGCCCGGCAGCCCGGCCAATGCCACCAAGCTGCGCGTGGACCCCACCACCGACGCCCGGCTGTACGCAATGGCGTGGCGGGCCAGCCCCGGCGGCCTCTGGAAGCGCGAAAACAACACCTGGACCCGCCTGAACCCCGACGCCTCCATCAGCGACGTGGACGTGGACCCTACCAATACCCGGCGCCTGGTCATCGTCACCAACGACCACCCCTACCACGACGCGGCCTACGTGTCGGGGGTGTGGCTGTCGGAAGACGGGGGCGCTACCTGGACGCAGCAGAACGACGGCCTGGCTATGCTGCGCATCGAAACCGTACGGTTTAATCCCTGGCAGGCCGGGCAGCTGGTGCTGGGCACCTACGGCCGCGGCTTTTTCCGGGGGCAGCTGAGCACCACCGTCACGGCCACGGCCGGGCCAGCGGCACAAAGCGCAGCCTGGGCGGTATATCCTAACCCGATTACGCGGGGCGAGCTGACGGTAACCGGCCTGACTTCCGCCGCCGTGCGCTACACCTTGCTCGACCGGGTGGGCCGGCCGCTGCTTACGGGTCGCCGCCCGGCCCAAACGGCATCCGGCTCGCTCATTCTGAACGTGCGCCGGCTCCCGGCCGGCATCTATCTGCTGCGTCTGGAGCAGGAGGGCCGGCAGCAGGTGCGCCGGGTGCTGGTGCCGTAG